In Spirochaetaceae bacterium, one DNA window encodes the following:
- the mraY gene encoding phospho-N-acetylmuramoyl-pentapeptide-transferase has translation MFKWLLLPLVEHQSFFNIFQYITFRTAYSIITALLISFIAGPAVIKWLHRIKFGQSIRSDGPASHLSKQGTPTMGGALMILSVVVSTLLWQDLTSFYTWLFIIALLAFGTLGFIDDYLKIKKANSDGISSKVKSLGQITISLIIVLVLMWHNGFFAGNSFQSLLFVPILKEAVANLHYLYIPFAVFIMVGVSNATNLTDGLDGLLTGLLLFAFATFALIAYVSGHAIFAGYLLIPFIPGASELAIPIAAVCGACLGFLWYNGHKAEVFMGDTGSLAFGGVLGLLAIMLKKELLLIIIGGVFVLETLSVIIQTVYFKYTKKRYGEGKRVFKMAPLHHHYEKLGWSETKIVTRFWIIGIMFTLIALSTLKIN, from the coding sequence GTATATTACTTTTCGCACGGCTTATTCTATTATTACGGCTTTGCTTATTAGCTTTATTGCCGGGCCGGCAGTCATTAAGTGGTTGCATCGTATTAAATTTGGCCAAAGTATCCGCAGCGATGGCCCGGCCAGCCACTTAAGTAAACAAGGCACACCCACAATGGGTGGGGCGTTAATGATACTTAGCGTAGTCGTCTCTACCTTATTGTGGCAAGATTTAACCAGCTTTTACACTTGGTTATTTATTATAGCTTTGTTAGCCTTTGGGACTTTAGGTTTTATAGATGATTATTTAAAGATAAAAAAAGCTAACAGCGATGGCATTAGCAGCAAAGTAAAAAGTTTGGGGCAAATCACTATTTCGCTCATCATCGTGCTGGTGCTTATGTGGCATAATGGTTTTTTTGCCGGCAACAGCTTTCAAAGTTTACTGTTTGTGCCTATCTTAAAAGAGGCCGTAGCTAACCTGCATTACCTTTACATTCCCTTTGCCGTCTTTATTATGGTGGGAGTAAGTAATGCCACCAACCTTACCGATGGGCTAGACGGCCTGTTAACGGGCCTGCTTTTATTTGCTTTTGCTACTTTTGCGCTTATTGCCTATGTAAGTGGCCACGCCATTTTTGCCGGTTATTTATTAATACCTTTTATACCCGGCGCCAGCGAACTGGCCATTCCTATTGCCGCCGTTTGCGGCGCTTGCTTAGGGTTTTTGTGGTATAATGGCCACAAGGCCGAAGTTTTTATGGGCGATACCGGCAGTTTAGCTTTTGGCGGGGTTTTAGGTTTATTAGCTATTATGCTTAAAAAAGAATTGCTGTTAATTATTATCGGCGGAGTTTTTGTGCTGGAAACTTTATCGGTAATTATACAAACCGTCTATTTTAAATACACCAAAAAAAGATATGGTGAAGGGAAACGTGTCTTTAAGATGGCGCCGCTCCATCACCATTACGAAAAATTGGGCTGGAGCGAAACTAAAATAGTAACCCGCTTTTGGATAATCGGTATAATGTTTACCCTTATTGCTTTAAGTACTCTTAAAATTAATTAA
- a CDS encoding FtsW/RodA/SpoVE family cell cycle protein produces the protein MKFFNDKKSELSKLSWRSAFAFHRGDAIDAPLFFILLSLLCFGLVICFSSYFHFSTRYQPDNQFHFITQQLQAALVGIVFAVVIIFIRIEFFFKITPLLWVITVLLNIWPVTGVFGAIRGGSRWIVLNGFSFQPSELAKLTLALYLARVLFRKEELLEKSALSAIKPAIMTFIMVLPIYAQNDFSTAAFIFAISIVIFFLSGVNMRYIIGEVTALALLAIPTIWLTGYRFNRIIAWRNPGSDPQGLGWQPLNARAAIEAGGLFGVGLGEGTFELGRMSMVSSDYIFTVVGEELGLIGIAAVIALFTALVLRSWQLSLLHNRSYERILMLSLAVIISASAFLNMLVVSGWAPVTGINLPFFSAGGSNMVVTLMMSGFLLNLSRSTKITHNEQRGDKS, from the coding sequence ATGAAATTTTTTAATGATAAAAAAAGTGAACTAAGTAAACTAAGCTGGCGTTCGGCCTTTGCTTTTCATCGCGGCGACGCTATCGATGCTCCGCTCTTCTTTATTTTGCTTAGTTTACTTTGTTTTGGTCTTGTTATTTGTTTTTCTAGTTACTTTCATTTTTCTACCCGCTATCAGCCCGATAACCAATTTCATTTTATTACGCAGCAACTGCAAGCCGCTTTAGTGGGCATAGTGTTTGCTGTAGTCATTATTTTTATACGCATAGAATTTTTCTTTAAAATTACACCTTTACTATGGGTAATAACCGTGCTTTTAAATATATGGCCGGTAACGGGGGTATTTGGGGCCATCAGGGGCGGCAGCCGCTGGATTGTGCTTAATGGTTTTAGCTTTCAGCCTAGCGAATTAGCAAAACTTACCTTAGCTTTATATTTAGCCCGTGTACTTTTTAGAAAAGAAGAATTATTAGAAAAAAGCGCTCTGTCGGCCATTAAACCGGCGATAATGACTTTTATTATGGTACTGCCCATTTATGCTCAAAACGATTTTTCTACCGCCGCCTTTATTTTTGCTATCAGTATCGTCATCTTTTTTTTAAGCGGCGTAAATATGCGTTACATTATCGGCGAGGTAACGGCCTTAGCTCTTTTAGCTATCCCGACTATTTGGCTAACCGGCTACCGCTTTAACCGCATTATAGCGTGGCGTAATCCGGGCAGCGACCCGCAAGGGCTCGGCTGGCAGCCTCTTAATGCCCGTGCCGCCATAGAGGCCGGCGGCTTATTTGGTGTAGGTTTAGGCGAAGGTACTTTTGAACTTGGCCGTATGAGTATGGTAAGCAGCGACTACATTTTTACCGTTGTGGGCGAAGAGTTAGGATTAATCGGTATAGCCGCCGTTATTGCCCTGTTTACCGCCTTAGTTTTACGCAGCTGGCAGCTTAGCTTGTTGCACAACCGCAGCTATGAGCGTATACTTATGTTAAGTTTGGCCGTTATTATAAGCGCCAGCGCTTTTTTAAATATGCTCGTTGTAAGCGGGTGGGCGCCGGTTACCGGTATTAACTTACCTTTTTTTAGCGCCGGCGGCAGTAACATGGTAGTTACTTTAATGATGAGCGGCTTCTTGCTTAATTTATCAAGAAGTACTAAAATTACCCATAACGAACAAAGGGGGGATAAAAGTTGA
- a CDS encoding FtsQ-type POTRA domain-containing protein — translation MKFTKRHIVIVVLIALIPLQYLYFFADPRSAALRRIVLNSNIDVSDEFILDILGLSYDTSFAAINPQLVAQQITERISLSNVVVEKRRGRTLYISLVAHSSIAAFIDDSHIPHFIDANGQIFSTIARSELMPPLISGLSFSNNNGTIEVSDNFKDFLTNLSFLKRENYLLFTLIESIDIVQNNFGHYNLWVSFIDLPNKAIWPLNFNSARLYNSIVVLNLLNNLNILSDYNIDFRTDEIVFVR, via the coding sequence TTGAAGTTTACTAAAAGACACATCGTCATCGTTGTGCTTATAGCCCTTATCCCCTTGCAATATTTATATTTTTTTGCCGACCCGCGCAGCGCCGCTTTACGGCGGATTGTGCTTAATAGTAATATTGATGTAAGCGATGAATTTATCCTTGACATTTTAGGGCTTAGTTACGATACCAGCTTTGCTGCCATTAACCCGCAGCTGGTGGCCCAGCAAATTACAGAGCGCATTTCTTTAAGTAATGTAGTGGTAGAAAAACGGCGCGGCCGCACCCTTTATATTAGCTTAGTTGCTCATAGCTCGATAGCGGCTTTTATAGACGACAGCCACATACCGCACTTTATTGATGCTAACGGCCAAATTTTTAGCACGATAGCACGCAGCGAGTTAATGCCGCCGTTAATTAGCGGCTTAAGCTTTAGCAATAACAACGGCACCATCGAGGTAAGTGATAATTTTAAAGATTTTTTAACCAATCTTTCTTTTTTAAAGCGCGAAAACTATTTGCTGTTTACTTTAATAGAGAGTATCGATATTGTACAAAATAACTTTGGTCATTACAATTTATGGGTAAGTTTTATAGATTTACCCAATAAAGCCATTTGGCCGCTTAATTTTAACTCGGCTCGTTTATATAATAGCATCGTGGTATTAAATTTATTAAATAATTTAAATATTTTAAGCGATTACAATATCGATTTTAGAACCGATGAAATAGTATTTGTAAGGTAA
- the ftsA gene encoding cell division protein FtsA: MIITGIDLGSYSFKMALCEETAEGLELICLKEIAADGLKKGAIVNMEKVVTALDKLIYSVTEETGITIKECYVAYSSEKLEAFNSDGVMAIDLRGKGRAITQEDKELVVKQSEAIPISDDKVIAHTIPLQFAVDNNEQVKDPINMVAVRLRAMSHIIIANGTLLNNIYSAIKRCGLMPLALVYSPLAAAGVILSSGERENGTLFIDIGGANTKLSFYQHGNCYFNYTLPIGGITLTGDLAYMLKISFELAENLKIKHGFCYKPLLEREDFVYLPGNADSNPRSVSEHYICDILTARMSEIYSVAKEVMHNKGWLAYTNSLVIGGGGNELPGSAELASKIFDKAARNGYVSGLEKLASNERGSSYGSVLGLCKKNIMTNIDKPIEKKEILGHNKKTGSTPLKSDSFNLVKWVKDFF; the protein is encoded by the coding sequence ATGATAATAACCGGTATCGATTTAGGTAGCTATAGCTTTAAAATGGCCCTGTGCGAAGAAACCGCCGAGGGGCTAGAGTTAATTTGTTTAAAAGAGATAGCGGCCGATGGCCTTAAAAAAGGCGCCATTGTTAATATGGAAAAGGTGGTAACGGCCTTAGACAAACTTATTTACTCTGTAACCGAAGAAACAGGTATAACTATTAAAGAATGTTATGTAGCCTACAGCAGCGAAAAATTAGAGGCCTTTAACAGCGATGGCGTTATGGCCATCGATTTACGCGGCAAAGGGCGGGCTATTACCCAAGAAGATAAAGAACTGGTCGTTAAACAATCGGAGGCCATTCCGATTAGTGATGATAAAGTTATTGCCCACACCATTCCTTTACAATTTGCCGTCGATAATAACGAACAAGTTAAAGACCCTATTAATATGGTAGCCGTTAGGTTAAGGGCTATGTCGCATATTATTATAGCTAACGGCACGTTGTTAAATAATATTTATTCGGCTATAAAGAGGTGCGGCCTAATGCCGCTGGCTTTGGTTTATTCGCCCCTTGCTGCGGCGGGAGTTATTTTAAGCAGCGGCGAGCGCGAAAACGGTACTTTATTTATCGATATTGGCGGCGCTAACACTAAATTAAGCTTTTATCAGCATGGGAACTGCTATTTTAATTACACTTTACCCATTGGCGGCATTACTTTAACCGGTGATTTAGCTTATATGTTAAAAATATCTTTTGAATTAGCCGAAAATTTAAAGATAAAGCACGGTTTTTGTTATAAGCCGTTACTGGAGCGCGAAGATTTTGTTTATTTGCCCGGCAATGCCGACAGCAACCCCCGCTCGGTAAGCGAGCATTATATTTGCGATATACTTACCGCCCGTATGAGCGAAATTTATAGCGTAGCCAAAGAGGTAATGCATAACAAAGGGTGGCTGGCTTATACCAATAGCTTAGTAATTGGCGGCGGTGGCAACGAGCTGCCCGGCAGCGCCGAGCTGGCTAGTAAAATATTTGATAAAGCGGCGCGTAACGGTTACGTGAGCGGCCTAGAAAAATTGGCCAGCAACGAGCGCGGCAGCAGTTATGGTAGTGTGCTTGGTTTATGTAAAAAAAATATTATGACAAATATCGATAAACCAATTGAAAAAAAAGAAATTTTAGGCCATAATAAAAAAACCGGCTCTACACCCCTTAAAAGCGATAGCTTTAATTTGGTTAAATGGGTAAAAGATTTTTTTTAA
- the ftsZ gene encoding cell division protein FtsZ, giving the protein MTGLKLQVVAEKFKHVSGRTNIKVIGAGGGGCNALNQMIKSHIDGVEFIAINTDMQALSSCLAPVRIPLGQNLTMGLGAGGNPDIGSRAAQEDRAELEKLIHGANMVFLTTGLGGGTGTGSLPILAEIAKKGGALVVAIVTLPFSFEGSRKMDVAKEGLENLRKYTDALIIIPNEKLLAISDKKKSMLDAFAAANELLFIGVQGIVDLINHTGHINVDFNDVKSVMNFQGEAIMGRGVGKGDNRAIDALKQALTCPLVENSDIEGAKGLLVNITAGDDFSMVEYAEITTELSKLVDRNAISKYGLVIDNNLRDEVHITIIATGFNRSEKRVVLTHPAATRKEKNNDNLIGEPNYSFPAENYDNFIKGTAQLELNRNGIIAADAWDNLTGGGKRINTEEREEFNEAVPSYLRIKSKGGF; this is encoded by the coding sequence ATGACAGGATTAAAATTACAAGTTGTAGCTGAAAAGTTTAAACACGTAAGCGGCCGTACCAATATTAAAGTAATTGGTGCCGGTGGCGGCGGTTGTAATGCCCTTAATCAAATGATTAAATCGCACATCGATGGGGTAGAATTTATTGCCATTAACACCGATATGCAAGCTTTAAGCAGCTGTTTAGCCCCGGTGCGTATTCCTTTAGGGCAAAACTTAACGATGGGGCTGGGCGCCGGCGGTAACCCCGATATTGGCAGCCGCGCCGCTCAAGAAGACCGTGCCGAACTGGAAAAGCTTATTCATGGCGCTAATATGGTGTTTTTAACCACCGGGCTGGGCGGCGGTACCGGTACCGGCAGCTTGCCCATCTTGGCCGAAATTGCCAAAAAAGGCGGCGCTTTAGTGGTAGCCATTGTAACCCTGCCTTTTAGTTTTGAAGGCAGCCGCAAAATGGACGTAGCCAAAGAAGGGCTGGAAAACCTGCGCAAATATACCGATGCCTTAATTATTATTCCTAACGAAAAATTATTGGCTATCTCCGATAAAAAGAAAAGTATGCTTGATGCCTTTGCCGCCGCCAACGAGTTATTATTTATTGGGGTGCAAGGGATTGTCGATTTAATTAACCACACCGGCCATATTAACGTAGATTTTAACGATGTTAAAAGCGTGATGAATTTTCAGGGCGAAGCCATTATGGGGCGTGGTGTAGGCAAAGGTGATAACCGGGCTATAGACGCTTTAAAACAAGCTTTAACTTGCCCGCTGGTAGAAAACAGCGATATTGAAGGGGCAAAGGGTTTATTGGTAAATATTACCGCCGGTGATGATTTTAGTATGGTAGAATACGCCGAAATTACCACCGAACTAAGCAAATTGGTAGACCGTAACGCCATAAGTAAATATGGCTTAGTTATTGATAATAACTTACGCGATGAAGTGCATATTACCATTATTGCCACCGGCTTTAACCGCAGCGAAAAGCGAGTGGTGCTGACCCACCCGGCGGCAACCCGCAAAGAAAAAAATAACGATAATTTAATTGGCGAGCCTAATTACAGCTTTCCCGCCGAAAACTATGATAACTTTATTAAGGGCACCGCTCAGCTGGAACTAAACCGTAACGGGATTATAGCTGCCGATGCTTGGGATAATTTAACCGGCGGCGGTAAACGTATAAATACCGAAGAACGTGAAGAATTTAACGAAGCCGTACCTAGCTATTTGCGCATAAAAAGCAAAGGGGGTTTCTAG
- a CDS encoding DUF368 domain-containing protein — translation MQTILIVIKGLLIAGVSVMPSISGGTLAITLGLYDRLVYLAGNILSIMRHKNERLEALKFLIPFALGGLIGLITFARLIRLLINSYPQFVQLFMVGLLAGSLPLIIKRANFSKNVFLVKQLLAVLVGIVFMTAFFRLNNGSALSTEGWQPPSFNLFYGLKILAVGIITAAGMVIPGLSGSLILVILGEYANTLAFFNQIIDAAGNLLRGNFNWAALWPAVLFMTLLCLGLALGTVAFARLVNYALKKQPSLSFSFICGVLIASVVALWPPLAVNFTLFIGLICALIGFILAYTMSRLNS, via the coding sequence ATGCAGACAATATTAATAGTAATAAAAGGTTTATTAATTGCTGGGGTAAGCGTTATGCCCAGTATATCGGGCGGTACTTTAGCCATTACTTTAGGGCTTTACGACCGCCTAGTTTACTTAGCCGGCAATATTTTAAGCATAATGCGCCATAAAAATGAACGATTAGAGGCTTTAAAATTTTTAATACCTTTTGCTTTAGGCGGTTTAATCGGTTTAATAACTTTTGCCCGCTTAATTAGATTGTTAATAAATAGTTACCCGCAATTTGTACAGCTTTTTATGGTAGGGTTATTGGCCGGCAGTTTACCTTTAATTATTAAGAGAGCAAACTTTAGCAAAAATGTCTTCTTAGTAAAACAGTTATTAGCCGTTTTAGTGGGGATTGTTTTTATGACGGCTTTTTTTCGCCTTAATAACGGCAGCGCTTTATCGACAGAAGGCTGGCAGCCGCCTAGCTTTAATTTATTTTACGGTTTAAAAATCTTAGCTGTTGGTATTATAACGGCGGCCGGTATGGTGATACCGGGTTTATCGGGTAGTTTAATTTTAGTTATTTTGGGCGAGTATGCCAACACGTTGGCTTTTTTTAACCAAATCATCGATGCCGCCGGTAATTTGTTACGCGGTAACTTTAACTGGGCTGCTTTGTGGCCGGCCGTTTTATTTATGACCTTACTCTGTTTAGGGTTAGCGCTAGGTACGGTCGCTTTTGCCAGATTAGTTAATTATGCCTTAAAAAAGCAGCCGTCTCTAAGTTTTAGCTTTATTTGTGGCGTGCTTATAGCCTCTGTGGTGGCTCTTTGGCCGCCGTTAGCCGTTAACTTTACGTTATTTATCGGCTTAATTTGCGCTTTAATAGGTTTTATTTTAGCTTATACGATGAGCAGGTTAAATAGTTAA
- the trxA gene encoding thioredoxin, producing the protein MIELNESNFEDFVAKADKPVVVDFWADWCGPCRALSPILEELDGKLGDKFIFAKVDVDGNQNLARRFKVLSIPAVHIIKDGHSIANSLGLRPKDELEQFFTSHS; encoded by the coding sequence TTGATAGAACTTAACGAAAGCAATTTTGAAGATTTTGTAGCTAAAGCCGATAAACCTGTCGTGGTAGATTTTTGGGCCGATTGGTGCGGTCCGTGCCGTGCTTTAAGCCCTATCCTAGAGGAGCTGGACGGCAAACTAGGTGATAAATTTATTTTTGCTAAGGTAGATGTTGATGGCAACCAAAATTTAGCCCGCCGCTTTAAGGTGCTAAGTATCCCTGCCGTACACATTATTAAAGACGGCCACAGCATAGCCAATAGTTTGGGGTTAAGGCCTAAAGACGAGCTGGAGCAGTTTTTTACCAGTCATAGTTAG
- a CDS encoding GNAT family N-acetyltransferase: MWTRANKQHLAAVSLYLLKDEVKHLTLSSRFHRGGRRLWPSGQLVFVNLEQDYSVSGVVLADSKGYLLTSFNPALKHDFTRVILAINYSIKVFCMIGQPEELQFFYGFFYDNLSVVVDYTLMNYHIWQPLPRVTLKLNCKLLESTTSHYKALLPLEEAFLREEVIIKNTKNTASIEKILSKYRKRLQNERMFHLVIDKKIVTKAGFTAEAYHYDMLGGVFTVTDYRRQGLSTALVAAMQGNAKRRGKGVGLFVKNGNEAALQLYYKNGFSKVGVLQVIYTNK, translated from the coding sequence ATGTGGACGCGCGCCAATAAACAACACCTTGCTGCCGTTAGCCTTTATTTATTAAAAGACGAGGTGAAACACCTTACCCTTAGCAGCCGCTTTCATCGCGGCGGCCGTAGGTTGTGGCCTAGCGGGCAGCTGGTTTTTGTTAATCTGGAGCAAGATTATAGCGTTAGCGGAGTGGTATTGGCCGATAGCAAAGGGTATTTGCTGACAAGCTTTAACCCGGCCCTTAAACACGATTTTACTCGGGTTATATTGGCTATTAATTATAGTATCAAAGTATTTTGTATGATAGGCCAGCCGGAAGAGCTGCAATTTTTTTATGGTTTTTTTTACGATAATCTCTCTGTAGTGGTTGATTATACCTTAATGAACTATCATATTTGGCAGCCTTTGCCGCGTGTTACTTTAAAGCTTAATTGTAAATTGTTAGAGAGTACCACCAGTCATTATAAAGCTTTATTGCCTCTAGAAGAGGCTTTTTTAAGAGAAGAAGTTATTATAAAAAATACTAAAAATACCGCCAGTATCGAAAAAATCTTATCTAAATACCGTAAACGTTTGCAAAACGAGCGTATGTTTCATTTAGTTATAGATAAAAAAATAGTAACTAAAGCTGGTTTTACTGCCGAAGCTTACCATTACGATATGCTTGGCGGGGTTTTTACCGTAACGGATTATCGGCGGCAGGGTTTAAGCACCGCTTTAGTAGCCGCTATGCAGGGTAATGCTAAACGGCGCGGTAAAGGTGTCGGCCTTTTTGTTAAAAATGGCAACGAAGCGGCTTTGCAGCTTTATTATAAAAATGGCTTTAGCAAGGTGGGTGTTTTGCAGGTAATTTATACTAATAAATGA
- a CDS encoding BrnT family toxin, whose translation MAKEIIVEWDEAKRQSTLNERGLDFADAIYIINDPSRVERIDDRHDYGEVRYIVYGLYRSEVICLCYTKRGEAYRIISMRRIHKKERRRYYGINES comes from the coding sequence ATGGCTAAAGAAATAATAGTTGAGTGGGACGAAGCTAAAAGGCAAAGTACCCTTAACGAGCGTGGCTTAGATTTTGCCGATGCCATTTACATTATTAACGACCCTAGTAGGGTGGAGCGTATTGACGATAGGCACGATTACGGTGAGGTTCGTTATATTGTTTATGGGTTATACCGGAGTGAAGTGATTTGCCTTTGCTACACAAAACGTGGCGAAGCCTACCGTATTATTTCTATGCGCCGTATTCATAAAAAAGAGAGGAGGAGGTATTATGGCATTAACGAGAGTTAA
- a CDS encoding FecR family protein, which translates to MKKLVSLICLIFIMAACNQSATLQSLAGGNEQAIIVSVSGDVVVIRADAAIKAEEGMLLFEHDLIKTGINGFAQVRFFNNATMSAGNQSTVGVTRANQNDIVTRVITGSAVFKVEKVLNEEFIVQTATNQFRVRGTEFLVRSNADQTILAILSGSVEAFSADGRQSLQLAEAGREVTFALNGLAVSSNELSVINRVMIENFNLPDPNFFGIYHNPEVAELHTSLNRLVGELDEAVAQSYTIQSELAQLTAMYNRERQMVANLQSELNVIRQTQAQLAALQQSVNEQHARNLILEQLLNNERALVDRYRIILEEQGIVLPGN; encoded by the coding sequence ATGAAAAAACTTGTGAGCTTAATTTGTTTAATCTTTATTATGGCGGCTTGTAACCAAAGCGCTACTTTACAAAGTTTAGCCGGCGGTAACGAGCAAGCAATTATTGTATCTGTAAGCGGCGATGTCGTTGTTATCCGGGCCGATGCCGCTATTAAAGCCGAAGAAGGCATGTTATTATTTGAGCACGATTTAATTAAAACCGGTATTAACGGTTTTGCGCAGGTGCGTTTTTTTAACAATGCCACGATGTCGGCCGGTAACCAAAGTACCGTTGGCGTTACTAGGGCTAACCAAAACGATATTGTAACTAGGGTTATTACCGGTTCGGCGGTTTTTAAAGTAGAAAAAGTTTTAAACGAAGAATTTATCGTGCAAACCGCCACCAATCAATTTAGAGTACGCGGCACCGAATTTTTGGTGCGCAGTAACGCCGACCAAACTATCTTAGCTATCTTAAGCGGCAGTGTCGAAGCCTTTAGCGCCGACGGCAGGCAAAGCCTACAATTAGCCGAAGCCGGCCGCGAAGTTACCTTTGCTTTAAATGGCTTAGCCGTAAGTAGTAACGAATTAAGCGTTATTAACCGGGTAATGATAGAAAACTTTAATTTGCCCGACCCTAACTTTTTTGGGATTTACCACAACCCCGAAGTGGCCGAGCTGCATACTTCATTAAATAGGCTAGTCGGCGAGCTTGACGAAGCTGTAGCCCAAAGCTATACTATCCAAAGCGAATTGGCCCAGCTAACGGCTATGTATAACCGCGAACGGCAGATGGTTGCCAATTTACAATCCGAACTAAATGTGATTAGGCAAACTCAAGCCCAACTGGCCGCCTTGCAACAAAGCGTTAACGAACAGCATGCCCGCAACTTAATTTTAGAGCAACTACTTAACAACGAAAGAGCTTTAGTTGATAGGTATCGGATTATTTTAGAGGAGCAAGGTATAGTTTTACCCGGTAATTAA
- the uvrC gene encoding excinuclease ABC subunit UvrC: protein MELEDKEHLNKLKEAVNDAPLSAGVYLWLDKGGKVIYVGKAKHLKNRLKSYFIDKAPKEPHQQAYYLKTRQLMASAYSVETITVDSEYEALVLENNLIKKHRPKYNISLKDDKSYPYVRITNEDFPALFSTRNLIKDGSEYFGPYPLGHLEAYMQVINKTFKLRKCKAIPLRTKSYNCLYYHIHQCLGPCNAKISQEDYAAEIDKIKALLSGKTAGFIKELKQDMAKAAGLLNYERAALLRDAITAIENTLQKQSVEELDNTNNSDYLGFAGSEGLYCFVVLHVRDGKLLHKELFKAHSLSEPYHALNEFLVRYYLQDRAERANLVIVEKLPHNLDYSRFFQEEGGKKIRVNEPLNERDVKLLRMAFDNAMYDLMRETNKKDALEGLKQALQLNSLPKVIEGIDIAQLNGHYTVASLVNFKNGLPNKKNYRRFRIKSLAAGEINDYQSISEVVARHFTKLLNGGESLPDLLLIDGGKGQLGAAYDVLKSLGLEEELSLASLAKREEEVFIVGQSAPIILAKGSAELRLLQAVRDETHRFATTYNQKLRAGTLKLNTLEGVQGIGKQKAKQLLTEFGSLETISKQDGSALAKVAKISNDKALEVIKHLEEALKDN from the coding sequence ATGGAGTTAGAGGATAAAGAGCATTTAAATAAACTGAAAGAGGCCGTCAATGATGCGCCTCTTTCGGCCGGTGTTTATCTATGGTTAGATAAAGGCGGTAAGGTTATTTATGTAGGTAAAGCCAAACATTTAAAAAACCGCCTTAAAAGCTACTTTATCGATAAAGCCCCCAAAGAGCCGCATCAACAAGCTTACTATCTTAAAACCCGTCAATTAATGGCCAGCGCTTATAGTGTTGAAACCATCACGGTAGACAGCGAATACGAAGCTTTAGTGCTGGAAAATAATTTAATTAAAAAGCACCGTCCCAAATATAATATTAGTTTAAAAGACGATAAAAGCTACCCTTATGTGCGTATTACCAACGAAGACTTCCCGGCTTTATTTTCTACCCGTAATTTAATTAAAGACGGCAGCGAATATTTTGGCCCCTATCCTTTAGGCCACCTAGAGGCCTACATGCAAGTTATTAATAAAACCTTTAAGCTGCGTAAATGCAAAGCTATCCCTTTGCGCACAAAATCTTATAATTGCTTATATTACCATATTCATCAATGTTTAGGCCCCTGTAACGCCAAAATTAGCCAAGAAGATTATGCGGCCGAAATTGACAAAATAAAGGCTTTGTTAAGCGGTAAAACGGCCGGTTTTATTAAAGAGTTAAAACAAGATATGGCTAAGGCGGCCGGCCTGCTAAATTACGAACGTGCCGCTTTACTGCGTGATGCCATTACGGCCATCGAAAACACTTTACAAAAACAAAGTGTAGAAGAATTAGATAATACCAATAACAGCGATTATTTGGGATTTGCCGGCAGCGAAGGCTTATATTGTTTTGTGGTGCTGCATGTGCGTGATGGTAAACTTTTACATAAAGAACTCTTTAAAGCCCATAGCCTAAGCGAACCTTACCATGCCCTTAACGAGTTTTTAGTGCGTTATTACCTGCAAGACAGAGCCGAACGCGCCAACTTAGTTATTGTCGAAAAATTACCGCATAACCTCGATTACAGCCGCTTTTTTCAGGAAGAAGGCGGTAAAAAAATACGCGTTAACGAACCGCTTAACGAACGTGATGTTAAACTGCTGCGTATGGCCTTTGATAACGCTATGTACGATTTAATGCGCGAAACCAACAAAAAAGATGCCCTTGAGGGTTTAAAACAAGCCTTACAGTTAAACAGCTTACCCAAAGTTATTGAAGGCATAGATATAGCCCAGCTTAACGGCCATTACACGGTAGCCAGCTTGGTAAATTTTAAAAATGGCCTGCCCAATAAAAAAAATTACCGCCGCTTTAGAATTAAAAGTTTAGCGGCCGGCGAAATTAACGATTATCAATCTATCAGCGAGGTTGTGGCCCGGCATTTTACCAAACTGCTTAACGGCGGCGAATCGTTACCAGATTTACTTTTAATTGACGGCGGTAAAGGGCAATTAGGAGCAGCTTACGACGTATTAAAAAGTTTAGGCCTAGAAGAAGAGTTATCTTTAGCCAGTTTAGCCAAACGCGAAGAAGAAGTTTTTATTGTTGGCCAAAGCGCACCTATCATCTTAGCTAAAGGTTCGGCCGAACTTAGGTTGCTGCAAGCCGTCCGCGACGAAACTCACCGTTTTGCCACCACTTACAACCAAAAATTACGTGCCGGTACTTTAAAACTTAATACTTTAGAGGGCGTGCAAGGTATTGGCAAGCAAAAAGCTAAACAGCTGCTTACCGAATTTGGCAGCTTAGAAACCATTAGCAAACAAGACGGCAGCGCTCTTGCTAAAGTGGCTAAAATTAGTAACGATAAAGCTTTAGAAGTAATTAAACATTTAGAAGAAGCCTTAAAAGATAATTAA